In Actinomycetota bacterium, the following are encoded in one genomic region:
- the ndk gene encoding nucleoside-diphosphate kinase, with protein MERTFMLVKPGAVARGLVGEVLVRFERRGFRIRAMKFLQVDRELASEHYAEHREKDFFSDLVSSITSGPVAAFVLEGPEAISVVRKMMGVTNPLAAEPGTIRGDFGLDIEANIVHGSDGPESAEREIALYFSEDEIV; from the coding sequence TTGGAACGTACATTCATGCTGGTAAAACCCGGGGCGGTAGCCCGAGGACTTGTTGGCGAGGTGCTGGTCAGATTCGAGCGCCGCGGTTTCAGGATCAGGGCGATGAAATTCCTGCAGGTGGACCGGGAGCTTGCCTCAGAGCATTATGCCGAACACCGTGAGAAGGATTTCTTCAGCGACCTGGTGAGCTCGATAACTTCAGGCCCCGTAGCTGCTTTTGTGCTGGAAGGCCCCGAGGCCATCTCAGTGGTTCGCAAGATGATGGGGGTCACCAATCCTCTTGCCGCCGAACCTGGCACGATCCGCGGCGATTTCGGTCTCGACATAGAGGCTAATATCGTCCACGGTTCCGATGGCCCCGAAAGCGCCGAGCGTGAGATAGCTCTCTACTTCAGCGAAGACGAGATCGTCTAG
- the mreC gene encoding rod shape-determining protein MreC, whose amino-acid sequence MARKTVVKRQAVLAALLLVSMAMLTWYFREPMGGVLHSTQRGGLRVISPVESGISTALDPFRNSYNWVTGLLSAQSDNERLREESDALRTEVVSLREQAEENKRLREMLGFVNQPSFPEDYKFIPARVIGRSGSAWNATITINRGTDTGVQLGQTVVSGQGLVGQISAVTTNSAQVLLIIDQNSHVEAKLQNGATTGTVLGSINGLLEMDFVDKNQKVMKNDVVVTSGSGKLFVKGIQIGVVDETADQEIEYFKSVSISPFVDFGRLEEVMVLMPPAGADQPPLVNERER is encoded by the coding sequence TTGGCCCGCAAGACTGTAGTCAAACGTCAAGCGGTGCTGGCGGCCCTGCTGCTGGTATCCATGGCAATGCTGACCTGGTACTTCCGTGAACCGATGGGAGGAGTGCTCCACTCCACCCAGCGCGGCGGACTCCGGGTCATCTCCCCGGTGGAATCCGGCATCTCCACTGCTCTCGACCCCTTCCGTAATTCCTACAACTGGGTGACCGGCCTGCTTTCGGCGCAGAGCGATAATGAACGTCTGCGGGAAGAGTCCGATGCCCTACGCACCGAGGTCGTCTCCCTGCGGGAGCAGGCTGAGGAGAACAAGCGGCTGCGCGAGATGCTCGGTTTCGTCAACCAGCCTTCCTTCCCCGAGGACTATAAGTTCATCCCCGCCCGCGTCATCGGGCGGTCGGGTTCGGCCTGGAATGCCACCATCACCATCAACCGCGGAACCGATACCGGTGTGCAGCTTGGCCAGACCGTGGTCAGCGGCCAGGGGCTGGTGGGGCAGATCTCTGCCGTCACCACCAACTCGGCACAGGTCCTGCTGATCATCGACCAGAACAGCCATGTGGAGGCCAAGCTCCAGAACGGCGCCACGACCGGCACTGTGCTCGGCAGCATCAACGGCCTGCTGGAGATGGACTTCGTCGACAAGAACCAGAAGGTCATGAAGAACGATGTGGTCGTGACCTCCGGCAGCGGCAAACTTTTTGTGAAGGGGATCCAGATCGGCGTGGTCGATGAGACCGCCGACCAGGAGATCGAGTATTTCAAGAGCGTTTCCATCTCGCCGTTCGTCGATTTCGGACGGCTGGAGGAAGTCATGGTCTTGATGCCGCCAGCCGGTGCAGACCAGCCGCCGCTCGTCAACGAGAGGGAGCGCTAG
- a CDS encoding valine--tRNA ligase has protein sequence MREHLQSNTRYSPADIESKWMDRWLDAGIFAPEEGSGKESYCIVLPPPNVTGLLHMGHALNSSMQDLLIRLARMRGKDALWVCGTDHAGIATQNQVEKQLAGEGLTRQEIGREEFEKRVWKWRGEYGSTIINQLKRMGCALDYEGERFTLDDGYVKAVYRVFTALYKKGYIYRDEYMVNWCTRCHTALSDLEVEHEEEEDKLYYLRYPVIGEDEYVIIATARPETMLGDTAVAVNPDDERYSHLVGKRIELPLTEREIPIIADEYVDVSFGTGALKVTPAHDPNDFELGKKHDLDEINIFTSDGHINEAGGEFAGLTLEEARVQVMHRLERDGLVEKVEPYTHSVGVCYRCSTAIEPYISLQWFMRMDELAWPAIKVVEEGKVKFYPERWGGVYLDWMRSIRPWCISRQLWWGHRLPVWYCDDCSEITVAEEPPATCSHCGSAELRQEEDVLDTWFSSALWPFATLGWPETTERLERFYPTDALVTARDIIFLWVARMIMMGLEFPGDIPYSDVIINPTIMAKDGRRMSKSLGTGVDPLELIETYGADPTRFGLLNMASTQDVRFADERIEMSRNFCNKIFNAARFVLMGVADVEPALSDATLADRWIESRFQATAIEVNQLLDAYDFSEATRVLYRFVWNEFCDWYVEIAKIRLYGEDEALKSQVSGHLLHLLDGILRLLHPFMPFLTEELAALMPGNKGYLIESEYPRGDASARDLSVEKEMDELMETIVAIRTMRNELGVSPKKEARAVLVSQEAEVRSVVESNASLIESLSRTVIVESVAEESEASAAAGQAAVALIPGGKLLVPLAELIDIEQEKARLEATISKKKQELSRAEGKLGNESFVAKAPPELVEKEKAKLEQHSRELAELEQQFNRYFGK, from the coding sequence ATCCGCGAACATCTCCAGTCGAATACCCGCTATTCGCCGGCAGACATCGAGTCTAAATGGATGGACCGCTGGCTGGATGCAGGGATTTTTGCCCCCGAAGAAGGCTCCGGCAAGGAATCATACTGCATCGTTCTACCCCCTCCTAACGTCACCGGGCTGCTCCATATGGGCCACGCACTCAACTCTTCCATGCAGGACCTGCTCATACGACTCGCCCGGATGCGTGGGAAGGATGCCCTCTGGGTCTGCGGTACCGACCACGCCGGCATAGCAACCCAGAACCAGGTCGAGAAACAGCTGGCGGGCGAAGGGCTGACCCGTCAGGAGATCGGCCGCGAGGAATTCGAGAAACGGGTCTGGAAATGGCGCGGCGAGTACGGGTCCACCATCATCAACCAGCTCAAGCGCATGGGCTGTGCCCTGGACTACGAGGGTGAGCGTTTCACTCTCGACGACGGCTACGTTAAGGCCGTCTACCGGGTCTTCACGGCGCTCTACAAAAAGGGCTACATCTATCGCGATGAGTACATGGTCAACTGGTGCACCAGGTGCCACACGGCCCTTTCCGACCTTGAGGTGGAGCACGAGGAGGAGGAAGATAAACTCTATTACCTGCGCTATCCGGTGATCGGCGAGGACGAATATGTGATCATCGCCACAGCGAGGCCCGAGACGATGCTCGGCGATACCGCGGTCGCAGTCAATCCCGACGACGAGCGCTACTCGCATCTGGTCGGCAAGCGGATCGAGCTGCCACTGACTGAACGCGAGATACCCATCATCGCCGACGAGTATGTGGACGTGAGTTTCGGCACCGGCGCCCTCAAAGTGACTCCCGCACACGATCCCAACGATTTCGAGCTCGGCAAGAAGCACGATCTGGACGAGATCAACATCTTCACTTCTGACGGGCATATCAATGAAGCCGGCGGCGAGTTCGCCGGGCTGACGCTGGAAGAAGCGCGGGTGCAGGTCATGCACCGGCTGGAGCGCGACGGCCTGGTGGAGAAGGTCGAGCCATATACCCATTCCGTCGGCGTCTGTTACCGCTGCAGCACCGCTATCGAACCTTATATATCCCTGCAGTGGTTCATGCGCATGGATGAGCTTGCCTGGCCCGCCATCAAGGTCGTCGAGGAGGGCAAGGTCAAGTTCTACCCGGAGCGCTGGGGAGGCGTGTATCTCGACTGGATGCGCTCCATCAGGCCCTGGTGCATATCCCGCCAGCTGTGGTGGGGTCATCGCCTTCCTGTCTGGTACTGTGATGACTGCTCTGAGATAACCGTCGCTGAGGAACCGCCGGCGACCTGTTCCCATTGCGGTTCAGCGGAGCTGCGGCAGGAGGAGGACGTACTCGATACCTGGTTCAGTTCGGCGCTGTGGCCTTTCGCCACGCTAGGCTGGCCGGAGACCACCGAGCGGCTGGAGAGGTTCTATCCCACCGACGCGCTGGTGACTGCGCGTGACATCATCTTCCTCTGGGTGGCGCGCATGATCATGATGGGCCTGGAGTTCCCCGGCGACATCCCCTACAGCGATGTCATCATCAATCCCACCATCATGGCCAAGGACGGCCGCCGCATGAGCAAATCGCTCGGTACCGGAGTCGACCCTCTGGAGCTGATAGAGACTTACGGCGCTGACCCTACCCGCTTCGGCCTGCTCAACATGGCGAGCACCCAGGACGTCCGCTTCGCCGACGAGCGAATCGAGATGAGCCGCAACTTCTGTAACAAGATCTTCAATGCCGCGCGTTTCGTGCTGATGGGGGTCGCGGATGTAGAGCCGGCGCTCTCAGACGCTACCCTGGCCGACCGCTGGATCGAGAGCCGTTTTCAGGCTACCGCCATCGAAGTGAACCAGCTACTGGACGCATATGATTTCTCCGAAGCCACCCGGGTCCTTTACCGGTTTGTCTGGAACGAATTCTGTGACTGGTATGTGGAGATAGCGAAGATCCGGCTTTATGGCGAGGATGAAGCCCTGAAAAGCCAGGTATCCGGTCATCTGCTGCACCTGCTCGACGGCATCCTCAGGCTGCTGCATCCGTTCATGCCTTTCCTGACTGAGGAGCTGGCTGCGCTGATGCCGGGCAACAAGGGCTATCTCATCGAATCGGAATATCCCCGCGGCGACGCTTCCGCCCGCGATCTCAGCGTGGAAAAGGAGATGGATGAGCTGATGGAGACCATCGTCGCCATCCGGACAATGCGCAACGAGCTGGGCGTCTCACCCAAGAAAGAAGCCCGCGCTGTCCTTGTTTCCCAGGAAGCTGAGGTAAGAAGTGTGGTAGAAAGCAACGCCTCTCTGATAGAATCGCTTTCGAGAACGGTCATCGTCGAGAGCGTCGCCGAGGAAAGCGAGGCGTCAGCGGCTGCCGGACAGGCTGCTGTAGCCCTGATCCCGGGCGGCAAGCTGCTGGTGCCACTGGCAGAACTTATCGACATAGAGCAGGAAAAAGCGCGCCTGGAAGCCACGATTTCCAAGAAAAAGCAGGAACTTTCGCGCGCGGAGGGAAAATTGGGCAACGAGAGCTTTGTCGCCAAGGCCCCTCCAGAACTGGTAGAGAAGGAAAAAGCCAAGCTGGAACAGCATTCTCGGGAACTTGCGGAACTCGAACAGCAGTTCAACCGCTATTTTGGGAAGTAG
- a CDS encoding zinc ribbon domain-containing protein has product MRFLILQAEATESATSFFDSPWWRFTTMMAKAMLVAMWLALAFWTYKDAKRRITDPLMIGVAVATSLVFPYVGTLFYVILRPPEYLEDVLERDLEIRAREQELVGGANRCPACRNPVRDEFLVCPKCRRELKVACASCDRPLDPSWKICPYCATEIGSTASKAKAVIGEEDELFA; this is encoded by the coding sequence ATGAGATTCCTCATCCTGCAGGCTGAAGCCACCGAGAGCGCGACCAGCTTTTTCGATTCGCCCTGGTGGAGGTTCACGACCATGATGGCCAAGGCCATGCTTGTCGCCATGTGGCTGGCGCTGGCTTTCTGGACCTACAAGGACGCCAAGCGGCGTATCACCGATCCGCTGATGATCGGCGTCGCGGTGGCGACTTCGCTGGTCTTTCCTTACGTGGGAACACTTTTTTATGTGATACTGCGGCCGCCGGAATATCTGGAGGACGTGCTCGAACGTGACCTGGAGATCCGGGCCCGGGAGCAGGAGCTTGTTGGCGGAGCCAATCGCTGCCCGGCTTGCCGGAATCCGGTCCGTGACGAATTCCTTGTCTGCCCCAAGTGCCGTCGTGAGCTGAAGGTGGCCTGTGCGAGCTGTGATAGGCCGCTTGATCCATCCTGGAAGATCTGCCCCTACTGCGCGACGGAGATCGGCAGTACCGCCAGTAAAGCCAAGGCGGTCATCGGGGAAGAAGACGAACTCTTCGCCTGA
- a CDS encoding rod shape-determining protein yields MAVDLGTANTLVYVRGRGIVLSEPSVVAIDQRTGEVHAVGAEAKRMLGRTPGTISAIRPLKDGVIADFDVTEQMLRHFIQKVHQNRWAHPRVVVCVPSGVTGVEKRAVEEATLSAGARLCYLIEEPMAAAIGAGLPVSEPTGNMIVDIGGGTSEVAVISLGGIVTSQSIRVGGDEMDEAIMAHVKKEYKLMIGSQTAEELKLEIGSAYPLKEEEQAEIRGRDLVTGLPKTIVLTSEEIRDALAEPVAAIIDALRTTLDKTPPELASDIMDRGVMLAGGGALLQGLPERLREETGMPIHMAESPLTCVAVGSGRSLEEFEALHKTSRHAKSKRRF; encoded by the coding sequence ATGGCGGTCGATCTCGGTACCGCCAACACCCTCGTATATGTGCGTGGACGGGGTATCGTTCTCAGTGAGCCATCCGTGGTTGCGATCGATCAGCGCACTGGCGAGGTACATGCCGTCGGCGCTGAGGCCAAGCGAATGCTGGGCCGCACGCCAGGCACCATCAGCGCCATCCGCCCGCTCAAGGACGGCGTCATCGCTGACTTCGACGTCACCGAGCAGATGCTCCGCCACTTCATCCAGAAGGTCCACCAGAACCGCTGGGCGCATCCGCGTGTAGTCGTCTGTGTGCCTTCCGGAGTAACCGGTGTCGAGAAACGCGCTGTCGAGGAAGCAACGCTCTCGGCCGGAGCCCGCCTCTGTTATCTGATCGAGGAACCCATGGCCGCCGCTATCGGCGCCGGGCTTCCCGTGAGCGAGCCGACCGGGAACATGATCGTGGATATCGGCGGTGGCACAAGTGAGGTCGCTGTCATATCGCTGGGCGGCATCGTGACTTCCCAGTCGATCCGTGTTGGCGGCGATGAGATGGACGAGGCGATCATGGCCCATGTCAAGAAAGAGTACAAACTGATGATCGGCAGCCAGACGGCGGAGGAGCTGAAGCTGGAGATCGGCTCGGCGTATCCCCTCAAGGAAGAGGAGCAGGCCGAGATCCGCGGCCGCGACCTGGTCACCGGCCTGCCCAAGACGATAGTCCTGACTTCAGAAGAGATCCGCGACGCCCTGGCAGAACCAGTGGCGGCTATCATCGACGCGCTCAGGACCACCCTCGACAAGACTCCTCCAGAACTAGCCAGCGACATCATGGACCGTGGCGTCATGCTGGCCGGCGGCGGCGCCCTTCTGCAGGGATTGCCCGAACGCCTGCGTGAGGAGACCGGCATGCCGATCCACATGGCCGAGTCGCCGCTCACCTGCGTGGCCGTAGGCTCAGGCCGCTCCCTCGAGGAGTTCGAGGCGCTGCACAAGACTTCCCGCCACGCGAAGTCGAAGAGACGATTTTAA
- a CDS encoding bifunctional folylpolyglutamate synthase/dihydrofolate synthase has protein sequence MKAAAAPVAPPKPSRPKPPPEPQFDVQGYLADLDRLGMKLGLARINKLLDALGNPQKKIKTIHVVGTNGKSSTARMIAAILASQGLKAGAYLSPHLVTFTERMLINGKEIPEPRFNKLIVDVRNKAEEVNKRSRSSGPLTQFEILTAAAFLYFHQQKVDCAVIEAGLGGRYDATNVIDSKVQVLTNIELEHTDLLGKTISAILKEKTAVIPEKGNVVLGALSPEALKEARKICLAKNAKVQIYDDDFSLLRGSGEKFDVMTGKHSYEDLQMALVGHYQRTNCTVAIQAAELFLRKELDEKKMKRALPRITIPGRLEIIDEKPLVILDGAHNPSGIAELIESLQPLVAGKRIIGVVSILKDKDASGMLGQLLEFCDILFVTENSNPRCMTAQELSRLPVVEESHVQTFVARESQSALESAFKLASMRDVILVTGSLYLLSDIKKRMA, from the coding sequence TTGAAGGCCGCGGCGGCTCCTGTAGCCCCACCGAAGCCATCCAGACCGAAACCGCCGCCAGAGCCGCAGTTCGATGTTCAGGGATATCTGGCTGACCTCGATCGCCTGGGGATGAAGCTGGGGCTGGCCCGGATCAATAAACTCCTGGACGCCCTCGGGAACCCCCAGAAAAAGATCAAGACCATCCATGTGGTAGGAACTAACGGCAAATCGTCGACCGCCCGCATGATAGCCGCGATCCTGGCCTCCCAGGGGCTGAAGGCGGGCGCCTATCTGTCTCCACATCTGGTCACCTTCACCGAGCGCATGCTGATAAACGGCAAGGAGATCCCCGAGCCGCGTTTCAACAAGCTGATCGTCGACGTCCGCAACAAGGCGGAAGAGGTCAACAAGAGGTCCCGCAGCAGCGGCCCCCTCACCCAGTTCGAGATCCTGACAGCGGCGGCGTTCCTTTACTTCCATCAGCAGAAGGTGGATTGCGCTGTGATCGAGGCCGGACTCGGAGGCCGATACGACGCGACCAACGTCATCGACTCAAAGGTGCAGGTGCTCACCAATATCGAGCTCGAGCATACCGACCTGCTTGGCAAGACCATATCCGCGATCCTCAAGGAAAAGACCGCGGTAATACCTGAGAAGGGGAACGTGGTCCTTGGCGCGCTGTCACCTGAAGCGCTGAAAGAAGCCAGGAAGATCTGCCTGGCGAAGAACGCCAAGGTACAGATATATGACGACGATTTTTCGTTATTGCGCGGCAGCGGGGAAAAGTTCGATGTCATGACCGGCAAACACTCATACGAAGACCTCCAGATGGCCCTGGTCGGGCATTACCAGCGAACGAACTGCACCGTGGCCATCCAGGCCGCTGAGCTTTTCCTGCGCAAAGAGCTTGATGAGAAGAAGATGAAGCGGGCCCTGCCGCGGATCACCATCCCCGGGCGGCTGGAGATCATCGATGAGAAGCCTCTGGTCATCCTCGATGGGGCTCATAATCCCAGCGGGATCGCCGAGCTGATCGAATCCCTTCAGCCACTGGTGGCGGGCAAGCGCATCATCGGGGTAGTGTCGATTCTCAAAGACAAGGACGCCTCGGGAATGCTGGGGCAGCTCCTGGAATTTTGTGATATCTTATTCGTCACCGAGAACTCCAATCCACGCTGCATGACCGCTCAGGAGCTGTCCAGGCTCCCGGTGGTGGAGGAGAGTCATGTCCAGACATTCGTTGCCCGGGAGAGCCAGTCGGCACTGGAAAGTGCGTTCAAGCTGGCCTCGATGCGCGACGTGATACTCGTGACTGGATCGCTCTACCTTCTGTCAGACATCAAGAAGCGGATGGCGTGA
- a CDS encoding right-handed parallel beta-helix repeat-containing protein, with product MREFYPVWADRRVWPNLSVFALIFSVALILAVFPEPANAASAKIIRNSATGGDCTTIGAWDPATLTCTLNTDLVVTGKNGIEIVDNNITVDGNGHSITDSGGYTSGGAFSARTGITIKNLTIRQFNYGINILSSTGSTITGNTLENNTYGIYAIASVNGRIYNNNFINNTTQAFVLGGSGNLFSLPGSGGNFWNNFSTPAQGCSDNNGDFFCDAAFTFSGGQDSQPYTSQDGWNAVHPPDTTPPEILSVLPSGNIDSNSATVKVYYQDPGSNINLASVYVYLDGSAMTGCTITQESAACPVSGLALGAHTISGSVSDNRGNTSPISGAFNFSDLVSPIVYHIQPSGTVSSGSATVSALFSDGSGSGPDSSTAAVYLDGARVAGCTATSSGVSCPVSGLADGSHSLDVSVDDNAGNHGSGTGSFLVDKTAPVVSAVLPSGTVSTSSLTVSANYSDSGSGVSLASVNVYLDGALLAGCTKSPIGVSCPVSSLATGTHTIGGSVADIAGNSSPITGSFIFVDSTAPVVSGILPSGTINVSSTTVSANYSDGSGSGVDTATVAVYLDSARLSGCTVTSVGTSCPVSGLANGNHAIMVRASDQAGNQGSGAGSFTVDTSTPPISPTRYIRDNATGGDCTAIGAWDQYSKTCTLTMDLNFNRNGIEIADNGITLDGNGHTITGADAFTTGGSMSLKSGVTIRNLTIVNFGYGIYLLASSSNSISGNTLSGNKYGLYLSGSSGNSIFNNNFLGNTTQAYSSGGSGNSFNQAAPAGGNYWSDFDVPGEGCSNGNGDSFCDAAYAQYGFQDSLPWTVESGWATQEPVDPAQIGKPSLKLSAPVPFWGSYADYQARTLSVDWTIRNTGTIVGHSVSITGNDNNNGVSLLTQLPASAGDIAAGSSATLTFRYQVPAGIGSWRSTMTASAMDGAGSTYSYP from the coding sequence ATGAGGGAGTTTTATCCTGTCTGGGCGGACAGGAGGGTCTGGCCAAACCTTTCTGTTTTCGCGCTGATATTTTCTGTCGCACTGATTCTGGCCGTTTTCCCTGAGCCGGCTAATGCGGCATCCGCAAAGATCATCCGCAACAGTGCCACTGGTGGCGACTGTACAACCATCGGCGCCTGGGATCCCGCCACACTCACCTGTACGCTCAATACCGACCTGGTCGTCACCGGCAAGAACGGGATCGAGATCGTCGACAACAACATCACTGTTGACGGCAACGGCCACTCCATCACCGATTCCGGCGGTTACACCAGCGGCGGCGCCTTTTCAGCCCGTACCGGGATCACCATCAAGAACCTCACGATCAGGCAGTTCAACTACGGGATCAACATCCTTTCCTCCACCGGAAGCACCATAACCGGCAACACCCTCGAGAACAACACTTACGGTATCTACGCAATCGCTTCGGTCAATGGCCGCATCTATAACAACAACTTCATCAACAACACGACCCAGGCATTCGTCCTGGGCGGTAGCGGCAACCTTTTCAGCCTGCCTGGTTCTGGCGGCAATTTCTGGAACAACTTCAGCACGCCGGCGCAGGGATGCAGCGATAACAACGGCGACTTTTTCTGTGATGCGGCATTTACATTCAGCGGCGGCCAGGACAGCCAGCCCTACACTTCACAGGATGGCTGGAATGCCGTCCATCCTCCCGACACGACGCCTCCTGAGATTCTCAGCGTGTTGCCGTCTGGCAACATAGACAGCAATTCGGCGACTGTGAAGGTTTACTACCAGGATCCGGGAAGCAATATCAACCTGGCTTCTGTCTATGTATATCTGGACGGGAGCGCCATGACCGGTTGCACCATCACCCAGGAAAGCGCAGCCTGCCCGGTTTCCGGACTTGCCCTGGGCGCCCACACGATCAGCGGCTCGGTATCGGATAACCGTGGCAACACCAGCCCGATCAGCGGGGCTTTCAACTTCTCAGACCTGGTGTCGCCGATTGTCTACCATATCCAGCCTTCGGGTACGGTAAGCAGCGGATCTGCTACTGTAAGCGCCCTGTTCAGCGATGGCTCCGGCTCAGGGCCCGATAGCTCGACAGCGGCAGTTTATCTTGATGGCGCCAGAGTCGCCGGTTGCACGGCAACATCTTCAGGTGTCAGCTGCCCTGTATCCGGCTTGGCAGACGGCAGCCACTCCCTCGACGTCTCGGTCGATGACAACGCCGGCAATCATGGGTCCGGCACTGGTTCGTTCCTGGTTGATAAGACTGCCCCGGTTGTGAGCGCCGTTCTTCCGTCTGGTACTGTCAGCACCAGTTCCCTGACAGTCTCGGCCAATTATTCAGATTCTGGCAGCGGCGTGAGCCTCGCATCGGTGAACGTCTATCTGGATGGCGCTCTGCTAGCCGGCTGTACGAAAAGCCCGATCGGGGTAAGCTGTCCGGTCTCCAGTCTGGCAACCGGCACCCACACGATCGGCGGTTCCGTGGCCGATATCGCCGGCAACAGCAGCCCGATAACCGGATCGTTCATTTTCGTGGATTCCACCGCTCCAGTGGTGAGCGGTATCCTGCCGTCAGGCACCATCAATGTCAGCTCGACCACTGTCAGCGCCAATTACTCAGATGGTTCCGGTTCGGGAGTAGATACAGCTACAGTCGCGGTCTATCTGGACAGCGCCCGGTTATCCGGCTGCACCGTCACGTCGGTGGGTACCAGCTGCCCGGTGAGCGGACTTGCCAACGGCAATCATGCGATCATGGTCAGGGCTAGCGACCAGGCGGGCAATCAGGGCAGCGGCGCCGGCTCCTTCACGGTCGATACCAGCACGCCGCCCATATCACCGACGCGTTACATCAGGGATAACGCTACCGGCGGCGACTGCACGGCCATCGGTGCCTGGGACCAGTACAGCAAGACCTGTACGCTGACCATGGATCTCAATTTCAACCGAAATGGCATCGAGATCGCCGATAACGGCATCACCCTCGACGGCAACGGCCACACGATCACCGGAGCCGACGCCTTCACTACCGGCGGTTCCATGTCACTCAAGTCGGGTGTCACAATCAGGAATCTCACGATCGTCAATTTCGGTTACGGTATCTATCTGCTGGCGTCGTCCAGCAATTCGATCTCCGGAAACACGCTCTCCGGGAACAAGTATGGCCTGTACCTGTCAGGCTCGAGTGGCAACAGCATCTTCAACAACAATTTCCTTGGCAACACCACCCAGGCTTACAGCTCCGGCGGCAGTGGCAACAGCTTCAACCAGGCGGCGCCTGCCGGCGGTAATTACTGGAGCGATTTTGATGTTCCAGGAGAGGGCTGCAGTAACGGCAACGGCGATTCATTCTGCGACGCGGCGTACGCGCAGTACGGTTTCCAGGACAGCCTGCCCTGGACGGTGGAGAGCGGTTGGGCTACGCAGGAGCCTGTCGATCCCGCGCAGATCGGCAAACCGTCGCTGAAGCTGAGCGCACCGGTTCCCTTCTGGGGATCATATGCCGACTATCAGGCGCGGACGCTCTCGGTCGACTGGACGATCCGCAACACGGGTACGATCGTCGGCCACTCGGTCAGCATCACTGGTAATGACAACAATAACGGGGTCAGCCTTCTGACTCAGCTGCCTGCATCGGCGGGCGACATTGCCGCGGGTTCATCGGCGACTCTGACGTTCAGGTACCAGGTTCCGGCTGGCATCGGCAGCTGGCGCTCGACGATGACAGCGAGCGCGATGGACGGCGCTGGCTCGACTTACTCATATCCCTAA
- the mreD gene encoding rod shape-determining protein MreD has translation MRFLHRGGEAALPASHESSLFPLKVMALVIVAVIVQTSVAPYLTVLGAKPDAAMVVVVCLAMMRGPIWGAAVGFAAGLLIDIALFQTMGISSFLFTLAGYFSGRYAEGVDPTSWFPPIFIVFVCTLVVQLLHAVMMYLLGVEASIYFVLLRIVLPTAILNALLAAPIFVVCRWWLGGETRHGLFSEQ, from the coding sequence TTGAGATTCCTTCACCGCGGCGGCGAGGCGGCGCTGCCGGCCTCCCACGAAAGCTCGCTCTTCCCACTGAAGGTCATGGCGCTGGTCATCGTGGCTGTGATCGTCCAGACTTCGGTCGCGCCGTATCTGACTGTGCTGGGAGCCAAGCCGGACGCCGCCATGGTCGTGGTTGTCTGCCTTGCCATGATGCGGGGTCCCATATGGGGGGCGGCCGTCGGCTTCGCCGCCGGCCTGCTCATCGACATCGCCCTGTTCCAGACGATGGGGATCTCCTCATTCCTGTTCACTCTCGCCGGCTATTTCAGCGGGCGTTACGCTGAGGGCGTGGATCCCACATCCTGGTTCCCGCCGATCTTCATCGTTTTTGTCTGCACGCTGGTGGTCCAGCTGCTTCACGCGGTGATGATGTACCTGCTGGGAGTCGAAGCGTCGATTTATTTCGTGCTCCTGAGGATCGTCTTGCCGACAGCGATCCTAAACGCCCTGCTGGCCGCGCCAATTTTTGTTGTCTGCCGCTGGTGGCTGGGAGGTGAGACGCGTCATGGTCTCTTTTCTGAACAGTAA
- the maf gene encoding septum formation protein Maf, which yields MLESLGIDFEVVPPDYVEESTDDHLPAEQVERHSRGKAYSILSSVEPMPSGRPILGVDTMVVIHGQTVGKAEDEAEALSFLRQMSGRTHLVYSGLTLLWSGGGPGERVEATSHSVTEVRFSHLTEQEMESYLATGEWRERAGAYAIQGRASAFVEEIRGDYTNVVGLPVPLMAAMLRERGQWPPESWRAG from the coding sequence TTGCTGGAGTCACTTGGAATAGACTTCGAGGTAGTGCCTCCTGACTATGTAGAGGAGAGCACCGACGATCATCTCCCGGCTGAGCAGGTTGAGCGGCATAGCCGCGGCAAAGCCTATTCGATACTCTCATCCGTGGAGCCGATGCCGTCCGGAAGGCCCATCCTCGGCGTAGACACCATGGTCGTGATCCATGGTCAGACCGTGGGCAAGGCGGAAGATGAAGCAGAAGCTCTCAGTTTCCTCCGGCAGATGTCAGGCAGGACCCACCTGGTTTACAGCGGTCTGACCCTGCTCTGGTCGGGTGGCGGCCCGGGGGAGAGGGTGGAGGCAACATCGCATTCGGTCACCGAGGTACGCTTCAGCCACCTGACCGAACAGGAGATGGAGAGCTACCTGGCAACCGGAGAATGGCGCGAACGCGCCGGCGCCTACGCCATCCAGGGCCGGGCTTCTGCATTCGTCGAGGAGATCCGCGGCGACTACACCAACGTGGTTGGACTTCCCGTGCCGCTGATGGCGGCGATGCTCCGCGAGCGGGGTCAATGGCCGCCGGAGTCATGGAGAGCCGGTTGA